In the genome of Pelotomaculum isophthalicicum JI, one region contains:
- the rnc gene encoding ribonuclease III encodes MSPVSKIKDCRSRLRRRLGMDWRDDNLLSVALTHSSFTYENRHTGAENNQRLEFLGDAVLELAVSDYLYRNNPGRDEGELTKLRAAIVCEPSLARVAGGLELGLCLSMGKGEERSGGRERPSILADAFEALLGAVYLDQGLDRAAEIAIRCLTPVISDVMEGRLERDYKTELQELVQQRGGETVQYVILKEDGPDHDKTFTAGVIYQGQMFGTGTGRSKKDAEQRAAKSALSKISK; translated from the coding sequence ATGAGCCCGGTGTCTAAAATAAAGGACTGCCGGTCCCGCTTGAGAAGGCGGCTTGGTATGGACTGGCGGGATGATAACTTGCTTTCGGTAGCCTTGACGCACAGTTCGTTTACTTACGAAAACCGCCATACCGGGGCAGAGAACAACCAGCGTCTGGAGTTTCTGGGCGATGCTGTGCTTGAACTGGCTGTAAGCGATTATTTGTACCGGAATAATCCGGGAAGGGATGAAGGAGAGTTAACCAAATTGCGGGCGGCGATAGTTTGTGAACCTTCCCTCGCGAGAGTCGCCGGCGGTTTGGAATTAGGCCTTTGTCTAAGTATGGGTAAAGGAGAGGAGCGGTCCGGGGGCAGGGAGCGCCCGTCAATACTCGCCGACGCTTTTGAAGCATTGTTGGGAGCGGTTTATTTGGACCAGGGACTGGACCGGGCTGCCGAGATCGCCATCCGCTGTTTGACGCCGGTCATAAGTGACGTCATGGAAGGGCGGTTGGAGCGGGACTATAAGACTGAGCTGCAGGAACTGGTGCAGCAACGCGGCGGTGAGACGGTGCAATATGTAATTTTGAAAGAAGATGGCCCTGATCACGATAAGACTTTTACAGCAGGTGTGATCTACCAGGGTCAAATGTTCGGCACGGGAACCGGCCGTTCCAAAAAAGACGCGGAGCAACGGGCAGCTAAATCAGCGCTGTCAAAAATCAGCAAGTGA
- a CDS encoding beta-ketoacyl-ACP synthase III: protein MHREVVNAGILGIGTYVPERILTNTELEKMVDTSDEWIRSRSGICERRIAGPEQATSDLASNAARRALADAGTAPEEIDLVICATDTADMIFPATACLVQDRIGVKKKAGAFDLAAGCTGFIYALTVGSQFIAAGACRRVLVIGAETMSRVIDWKDRSTCVLFGDGAGAVVLGPVSTGEGILATKLYSDGSGGPHLLLPAGGSRRPASSDTLNSRLHYLQMNGREVFKFAVRVMGEAAEEVIAEAGLNKSDVDFFIPHQANIRIIEPAARRLGVPMEKVMVNVDRYGNTSTASIPLALEEAVRGGRINKGDHVVVVGFGAGLTWGAVVIKW from the coding sequence ATGCACAGGGAAGTGGTTAATGCCGGAATTTTGGGGATTGGGACCTATGTACCGGAGCGAATTCTTACCAATACAGAATTGGAGAAAATGGTAGATACCAGCGACGAATGGATTCGTTCCAGGAGTGGAATATGCGAAAGAAGGATTGCCGGACCGGAACAGGCCACTTCGGATCTGGCTTCAAATGCTGCCAGGCGGGCGCTTGCTGATGCGGGGACAGCGCCTGAAGAAATTGATCTGGTTATTTGCGCCACAGATACGGCGGATATGATTTTTCCGGCTACCGCCTGCCTGGTGCAGGACCGAATCGGAGTTAAAAAAAAGGCGGGGGCCTTTGACCTGGCGGCCGGGTGTACCGGATTTATTTACGCGCTTACCGTGGGCAGCCAGTTTATCGCTGCCGGAGCCTGCCGGAGAGTACTGGTGATTGGGGCCGAAACCATGTCCAGAGTCATTGACTGGAAAGACCGGAGCACCTGTGTGCTTTTTGGTGACGGCGCGGGCGCGGTGGTTTTAGGGCCGGTATCTACCGGGGAGGGTATTTTAGCTACCAAGCTATACTCCGATGGTTCCGGAGGACCCCACCTGCTGCTTCCAGCCGGGGGTTCCAGGCGTCCGGCCAGCAGTGATACATTAAATAGCAGGCTTCATTATTTGCAGATGAACGGTAGGGAAGTTTTTAAATTCGCGGTCAGAGTTATGGGGGAGGCTGCTGAAGAAGTCATTGCTGAAGCCGGGCTTAATAAATCAGATGTTGACTTTTTTATCCCCCACCAGGCGAATATCCGGATCATTGAACCGGCTGCCAGAAGGCTAGGCGTACCTATGGAAAAGGTAATGGTCAACGTGGATCGGTACGGTAATACATCGACAGCCTCAATACCGCTGGCGTTGGAAGAAGCTGTACGTGGCGGCAGGATTAATAAAGGCGACCATGTTGTCGTGGTAGGTTTCGGTGCGGGTTTAACCTGGGGCGCAGTAGTAATTAAATGGTAA
- a CDS encoding type II toxin-antitoxin system Phd/YefM family antitoxin — MLITATEFKNNIGKYLALASKEDIYITKNGKSVAKLTNTNQDKVKMAKSLFGILPAGASLERAREERLSRRERID, encoded by the coding sequence ATGTTAATCACTGCCACTGAGTTTAAAAATAACATCGGGAAATATCTGGCGCTCGCTTCCAAAGAGGACATTTACATTACCAAAAACGGAAAGAGCGTCGCAAAGCTTACCAATACTAATCAGGACAAAGTGAAAATGGCCAAATCGCTGTTTGGCATTCTGCCCGCCGGCGCTTCCTTGGAACGGGCAAGAGAGGAGCGTTTGAGCCGCCGTGAACGTATTGATTGA
- the fabG gene encoding 3-oxoacyl-[acyl-carrier-protein] reductase: MVLNGRTAIVTGASRGIGRAIALNLAEKGAAVLINYAGRADAAAEVAETIRSAGGRALVYQADVSSQAEVETMVKAALAEFGKIDILVNNAGITRDNVVFRMKEAEWDAVLGANLKGAFNCIKIAAKNMFKNHYGRIINISSVVGLTGNSGQANYSAAKAGLIGLTKAMAKELGSRNITVNAVAPGYIDTEMTMALAENVKGKMLEQIPLNRFGCPEEVAELVAFLASDVAGYITGQTINVDGGMLCV, from the coding sequence ATGGTTCTTAACGGCAGAACTGCCATTGTCACCGGAGCTTCCCGCGGTATTGGACGGGCTATCGCCCTTAATTTAGCGGAAAAAGGGGCGGCGGTGTTGATAAATTACGCGGGCAGGGCCGACGCGGCGGCGGAAGTGGCGGAAACCATCAGAAGCGCCGGCGGACGTGCGCTGGTCTACCAGGCCGACGTATCCAGTCAAGCAGAAGTAGAAACCATGGTAAAAGCAGCCCTGGCGGAGTTCGGGAAAATTGATATCCTGGTGAACAACGCCGGCATAACCAGGGATAACGTTGTTTTTCGCATGAAAGAAGCGGAATGGGACGCGGTTCTCGGGGCAAACCTGAAGGGAGCTTTCAATTGTATAAAAATCGCCGCTAAAAATATGTTTAAGAACCACTACGGACGCATTATAAATATCAGTTCGGTAGTCGGTTTGACCGGTAACAGCGGCCAGGCGAATTACAGCGCGGCTAAAGCGGGTCTGATTGGCCTGACGAAGGCCATGGCCAAAGAGCTTGGCTCACGAAATATCACTGTTAACGCTGTTGCGCCTGGTTATATCGACACGGAGATGACTATGGCGCTCGCGGAGAATGTTAAAGGAAAAATGCTGGAACAGATTCCGTTAAACAGGTTCGGTTGTCCGGAAGAAGTGGCCGAGTTGGTGGCGTTTCTTGCTTCTGATGTGGCCGGATATATCACTGGGCAGACCATAAACGTGGATGGCGGGATGTTATGTGTATAG
- a CDS encoding Spo0B domain-containing protein: MTQLAIGFQGSSKNFGLHIHFYGCGTGIIYLKLHNSCIEDEIEIINTLDILLTLSILISFYILWRILRVAGREAAITAQEQMALEMQDRIYAIRSQRHDFINHIQILSALLEEKNIQEAEIYINNIKRDLDRPVNC, encoded by the coding sequence TTGACACAACTGGCGATCGGTTTTCAAGGTTCATCGAAAAATTTTGGCCTCCACATCCATTTTTACGGTTGTGGGACCGGTATTATTTACCTAAAACTGCATAACTCATGTATTGAAGACGAAATTGAAATAATCAATACGTTGGATATCTTGTTAACTCTCTCAATATTAATCAGCTTTTATATACTCTGGAGAATACTACGGGTCGCGGGGCGGGAAGCGGCTATAACAGCACAGGAGCAAATGGCGCTTGAGATGCAGGATCGCATCTACGCCATCCGATCTCAGCGCCACGATTTTATCAATCACATCCAGATTCTCTCCGCGCTTTTAGAGGAAAAAAACATACAAGAAGCAGAAATATATATCAACAATATTAAAAGAGATCTCGACAGGCCTGTTAATTGCTAA
- the ftsY gene encoding signal recognition particle-docking protein FtsY produces the protein MGFFNRLKESLTKTRQGFVEKIDNLVHRHKAINEDLFEELEELLIQADVGVNTALELVERVRRAARERRLEDAGQLKQVLKEQVSDMLEKGGSAINYRADPPTVIVVVGVNGVGKTTTIGKLAYWCKSEGKKVILGAADTFRAAAIDQLEVWGNRVGVELIRHQEGADPAAVAFDSLQAARARRADVLIIDTAGRLHTKSNLMEELKKINRVLDREIPGTPDEVLLVLDATTGQNAVNQAKQFSEAVGITGIALTKLDGSAKGGVVIAVNQALNIPVKLIGIGEGIEDLRPFNAEEFVEALFSS, from the coding sequence ATGGGTTTTTTTAACCGCTTAAAAGAAAGCCTTACCAAAACCCGTCAGGGTTTTGTTGAAAAAATAGATAACCTGGTTCACCGCCACAAAGCTATCAATGAAGATCTTTTTGAAGAGCTGGAAGAATTGTTGATCCAAGCTGATGTCGGAGTGAATACCGCCCTTGAACTAGTGGAGAGGGTGCGTCGCGCTGCCAGGGAGCGACGGCTGGAAGACGCCGGGCAACTCAAACAAGTACTGAAAGAACAGGTCAGCGACATGCTGGAAAAGGGTGGTTCAGCGATAAATTACCGCGCCGATCCCCCGACAGTGATTGTCGTTGTTGGAGTTAACGGGGTGGGCAAAACCACAACTATTGGAAAATTGGCATATTGGTGCAAATCAGAAGGTAAGAAAGTAATATTGGGAGCCGCGGACACTTTTCGCGCCGCTGCCATAGACCAGTTGGAGGTTTGGGGCAACCGTGTAGGAGTGGAATTAATCAGGCACCAGGAAGGGGCCGATCCCGCCGCAGTCGCCTTCGATTCCTTGCAGGCTGCGAGGGCGCGCCGGGCTGACGTTTTAATTATCGACACCGCCGGCAGGCTGCATACGAAAAGCAACTTAATGGAAGAATTGAAGAAAATTAACCGGGTATTAGACCGTGAAATACCTGGGACGCCCGACGAGGTGCTGCTGGTATTGGACGCCACAACCGGCCAGAACGCTGTCAATCAAGCCAAACAATTTAGCGAAGCAGTCGGCATAACCGGGATAGCCCTAACTAAACTGGACGGTAGTGCCAAGGGTGGCGTAGTGATAGCTGTAAACCAGGCCTTAAATATTCCCGTGAAACTAATCGGTATCGGTGAAGGTATAGAGGACTTGAGGCCGTTCAATGCCGAAGAGTTTGTGGAAGCGTTGTTTTCTTCATAA
- the fabK gene encoding enoyl-[acyl-carrier-protein] reductase FabK, with protein MFRTALCDLLDIEYPIIQGGMARVSTAELAAAVSEAGGLGIIGSGTMPADWLRKQILLARQLTKKPFGVNVMLLSPYLEDIMTLLKEEPVAVITTGAGNPGKYVPSLREVGTKVIPVVSSVALAKRLARTGVDALIAEGMESGGHIGDITTMAMVPQVVDVVDIPVIAAGGIFDGRGFVAALSLGAVGVQMGTRFMCASECTIHPNVKEAIIKAKDRDTTITGASLGHPVRSLRNKFTRKYKELENKGVPADELEKLGVGSLAAAMVEGNVENGTVMAGQVCAMAGKIQTSRDIILETLEEAEQVISNISKLVVKKS; from the coding sequence TTGTTCCGTACCGCATTATGTGACTTGTTGGATATTGAGTACCCTATTATTCAGGGCGGTATGGCCAGAGTGTCCACTGCCGAATTAGCCGCTGCGGTTTCTGAAGCGGGCGGGCTCGGAATTATCGGATCGGGCACTATGCCTGCTGATTGGCTCAGGAAGCAAATTCTTCTGGCCAGACAATTAACCAAAAAACCTTTCGGCGTCAATGTGATGCTGCTTTCACCTTATTTGGAAGACATAATGACCCTGCTCAAGGAAGAGCCTGTGGCTGTGATTACCACAGGTGCGGGAAATCCCGGCAAATACGTTCCTTCTTTGCGGGAGGTGGGCACGAAAGTAATACCGGTGGTATCTTCGGTAGCGCTGGCGAAAAGGCTGGCCCGCACCGGTGTTGACGCCCTGATCGCCGAAGGCATGGAATCAGGGGGGCATATCGGGGATATAACTACCATGGCCATGGTTCCGCAGGTGGTGGATGTTGTTGATATTCCGGTGATAGCGGCCGGCGGCATTTTCGACGGCCGGGGGTTTGTAGCCGCGCTGTCGCTGGGAGCGGTGGGAGTGCAAATGGGTACCCGCTTTATGTGTGCCAGTGAATGCACAATCCACCCAAATGTAAAAGAAGCGATTATTAAAGCCAAAGATCGAGACACGACGATCACCGGCGCTTCACTTGGACATCCGGTGCGATCATTGCGAAACAAGTTCACCAGGAAATACAAGGAGCTGGAAAATAAAGGAGTGCCGGCGGATGAGCTTGAAAAGTTAGGCGTGGGCAGCCTCGCGGCGGCCATGGTTGAAGGGAATGTCGAAAACGGTACGGTCATGGCCGGACAAGTTTGCGCCATGGCAGGCAAAATTCAAACTTCCCGCGATATTATCTTAGAAACATTGGAAGAAGCCGAACAAGTAATTAGCAATATTAGCAAACTGGTGGTGAAAAAATCTTGA
- the fabD gene encoding ACP S-malonyltransferase yields the protein MLKVAFVFPGQGSQSVGMGREFYENYPEARAVFEKADQALGFSISEMCFAGPEAELNKTINTQPAVLTVSVACLEVMKKAGGLAASAVAGHSLGEYSALVAAGSLSFEDAVRLVRKRGQYMQEAVPLGEGGMAAVMGLSGEEVQEVCRKASNAGIVEAVNLNCPGQVVVAGDNNGLKAAGLLAKEAGAKRFIPLTVSAPFHSSMMKPAGERLAADLDKTSVTDPDVPVVANVTADFVRTGEDVRALLVRQVYSPVRWEESVRRLVSAGVTTVVEIGPGKVLSGLVKKISRDLQVCNIEDPASLEKALALVGEVG from the coding sequence ATCTTGAAAGTGGCTTTTGTCTTTCCAGGCCAGGGCTCTCAAAGTGTGGGGATGGGCCGGGAGTTTTACGAAAACTATCCGGAAGCTCGCGCTGTTTTTGAAAAGGCTGACCAGGCTCTGGGGTTTTCTATTTCTGAAATGTGCTTTGCCGGGCCGGAAGCGGAATTGAACAAAACGATCAACACCCAGCCGGCGGTTCTGACTGTCAGTGTGGCCTGCCTGGAAGTGATGAAAAAGGCAGGCGGTTTGGCGGCATCAGCCGTGGCGGGGCATAGTCTGGGTGAATACAGCGCCCTGGTGGCTGCGGGATCGTTATCCTTTGAAGATGCTGTGCGGCTGGTGCGCAAGCGGGGCCAGTACATGCAGGAAGCTGTTCCCCTCGGTGAGGGAGGGATGGCCGCTGTCATGGGACTGTCCGGCGAAGAGGTCCAGGAAGTATGCCGGAAAGCTTCCAACGCTGGAATTGTCGAGGCGGTAAACTTGAACTGTCCCGGCCAGGTGGTTGTGGCAGGGGATAACAACGGATTAAAGGCTGCCGGGCTGCTGGCCAAGGAAGCCGGGGCCAAGCGTTTTATACCCTTGACGGTTAGCGCCCCCTTTCATTCAAGCATGATGAAGCCTGCCGGTGAAAGACTGGCTGCTGACCTGGACAAAACATCTGTCACTGATCCGGATGTGCCGGTGGTGGCAAATGTTACTGCTGATTTTGTCCGCACCGGGGAGGATGTTAGGGCTTTATTGGTTCGCCAGGTCTACAGTCCGGTTCGCTGGGAGGAGAGTGTACGCCGGCTCGTTTCCGCCGGAGTGACAACCGTTGTCGAGATTGGTCCCGGCAAGGTCTTGAGCGGTCTGGTGAAGAAAATTAGCCGGGATTTGCAAGTATGCAATATTGAAGACCCGGCTTCTTTGGAAAAAGCCCTTGCGCTTGTCGGGGAGGTTGGCTAA
- a CDS encoding PIN domain-containing protein: MNVLIDTNVILDALVSRAPFNESAEKLFFLTAENKITACITANSVTDIYYLLHKHLHDNTQCRQALLKLFTLFKILDVTGSDCEKALEMPMPDYEDALLAACAKRGKVDCIITRNQKDFSVSPVKALSPEDFLKNYVT; encoded by the coding sequence GTGAACGTATTGATTGACACCAATGTCATACTGGACGCCTTGGTTTCACGCGCTCCTTTCAACGAATCGGCAGAAAAGCTGTTTTTTTTAACCGCCGAAAATAAGATCACAGCATGCATTACCGCCAACAGCGTGACCGACATTTATTATTTGCTGCATAAGCATTTACATGACAATACCCAATGTAGGCAGGCTTTGCTGAAGCTCTTTACGCTCTTCAAAATATTAGACGTTACCGGATCCGACTGCGAGAAGGCACTAGAAATGCCAATGCCTGATTATGAGGATGCTTTGCTTGCCGCCTGCGCCAAAAGGGGAAAGGTCGATTGCATCATTACTCGGAACCAGAAGGATTTTTCCGTCTCGCCTGTTAAGGCGCTGTCGCCCGAAGATTTCCTTAAAAATTATGTAACGTAA
- the acpP gene encoding acyl carrier protein, translated as MSIVDKIKSIIVEQLGVEEDEVIPEASFVDNLGADSLDIVELVMALEEEFDLEIPDEDAEKIRTVGEAIKYIQDRQ; from the coding sequence ATGTCAATAGTTGACAAAATTAAATCCATTATTGTTGAACAATTGGGTGTGGAAGAAGATGAAGTTATACCGGAGGCGTCCTTTGTCGATAACCTGGGAGCTGACTCCTTAGATATTGTTGAATTGGTTATGGCTCTTGAAGAAGAATTCGATCTGGAAATCCCCGACGAGGATGCGGAAAAAATACGTACTGTAGGCGAGGCTATTAAATATATCCAGGATCGCCAGTAA
- a CDS encoding LytR/AlgR family response regulator transcription factor, which produces MGEPELKVVIAEDDEPICNLLKNYLSSFEEVAVVGTAADGEKLIEVVKATSPDAVFVDIQMPGIDGLSAVHQLQNEFTSLFAVFVSAHTHYAVDAFNMDAADFLAKPFTRERVGKALQKLKRFKKMIDKTRNNNTSATNMAETDNSNQIMLKCGHGIVLVEKENIIFVEKLGKKSIVHTTRGSFETAHSLVTFEKSLNKPNFFRCHKSFIINVKLVEKISPYADRAYEISFYNYNQTVTMRREKFEEFCSLFNGNTL; this is translated from the coding sequence ATGGGGGAACCAGAATTAAAAGTTGTTATTGCAGAGGACGACGAGCCTATCTGTAATCTTTTGAAAAATTACTTGTCTTCTTTTGAGGAAGTTGCAGTGGTGGGAACAGCAGCAGACGGGGAAAAACTGATAGAGGTTGTTAAGGCAACATCTCCTGACGCTGTTTTTGTCGACATTCAGATGCCGGGTATAGATGGTCTCTCGGCAGTTCACCAGTTACAGAACGAATTTACCTCACTTTTCGCAGTATTTGTTAGCGCCCATACCCATTACGCCGTTGACGCTTTTAATATGGACGCCGCGGATTTTTTAGCAAAACCCTTTACCAGGGAAAGGGTAGGAAAAGCCCTGCAAAAATTAAAGCGATTCAAAAAAATGATTGATAAAACCCGTAATAACAATACTTCCGCTACTAATATGGCTGAAACAGACAACAGCAACCAGATCATGCTTAAATGCGGGCACGGAATTGTGCTGGTGGAGAAAGAGAACATTATCTTTGTTGAAAAGTTGGGAAAGAAAAGCATTGTCCATACTACCAGGGGATCTTTCGAAACCGCACATTCCCTGGTAACCTTTGAAAAATCCCTAAACAAACCCAACTTTTTTCGCTGTCATAAGAGCTTTATCATTAATGTAAAGCTGGTGGAAAAAATATCTCCATATGCGGACAGGGCATATGAAATAAGCTTTTATAATTATAACCAAACTGTAACCATGCGCAGGGAAAAGTTCGAAGAATTTTGCAGTCTATTTAATGGTAATACTTTATAA
- the fabF gene encoding beta-ketoacyl-ACP synthase II, translating to MRKRVVITGLGIISPVGTGLEQFWPSITGGVSGIKRITRFDTTGFSTKIAGEVADFDYTKYLNKKEARRMDRFTQFAVAATGMALEDAGLDLEKENRNRIGVIIGSGIGGIETLEEQARVLAEKGPGRVSPHFVPMMIANMGAGQVAINYRLYGPNITSVSACASSSNALGDAFKMLQWGHADVMISGGTEAPLTPLAMAGFCSMKAMSTNNDEPEKASRPFDAHRDGFVSSEGAAILVLETLDHALSRGARIYAEFAGYGSSCDAYHMVAPEPEGRGAANSMLEAIRDAGIEAEKVDYINAHATSTPPGDKAEVTAIKSVFGAHARKLAVSSTKSMTGHLLGAAGGLEAAVCILAINRGIIPPTINYEYPDADCDLDFVPNTARQAEVNVALSNSFGFGGHNATLIFKRYY from the coding sequence TTGCGTAAGCGGGTTGTAATTACCGGCCTGGGGATCATCTCTCCGGTAGGTACGGGGCTGGAGCAGTTTTGGCCCTCTATAACCGGCGGGGTTTCCGGGATCAAGCGGATAACCAGGTTTGACACGACTGGTTTCAGCACTAAAATAGCGGGTGAAGTTGCTGATTTTGACTACACCAAGTACCTAAATAAAAAAGAAGCCCGGCGTATGGACCGCTTTACCCAATTCGCGGTGGCGGCTACCGGTATGGCGCTTGAAGACGCGGGCCTTGACCTGGAAAAGGAGAACAGAAACCGGATTGGAGTGATCATCGGGTCGGGAATAGGCGGTATTGAAACACTGGAGGAACAAGCCAGAGTATTGGCTGAGAAAGGACCCGGCCGGGTCAGTCCTCATTTCGTGCCGATGATGATAGCCAATATGGGGGCAGGGCAGGTGGCTATCAATTACCGCCTGTACGGTCCGAATATCACCAGCGTCTCGGCGTGCGCTTCCAGTTCCAACGCGCTGGGAGACGCTTTCAAAATGCTGCAGTGGGGCCATGCGGATGTAATGATTTCCGGAGGCACCGAAGCCCCGCTTACTCCTTTGGCAATGGCCGGATTCTGTTCCATGAAGGCCATGTCAACCAATAACGATGAGCCGGAAAAAGCGAGCAGACCTTTCGACGCGCATAGGGACGGTTTCGTGTCGAGTGAGGGCGCGGCTATATTGGTGCTGGAAACTCTGGATCACGCCCTGAGCAGGGGGGCCAGGATTTATGCCGAGTTTGCCGGATACGGCAGTTCGTGCGACGCTTATCACATGGTCGCGCCGGAACCTGAGGGGCGCGGGGCGGCCAATTCGATGCTGGAAGCGATCAGGGACGCTGGTATTGAAGCTGAAAAGGTGGATTACATCAACGCTCACGCGACATCCACTCCCCCTGGTGATAAAGCTGAAGTAACAGCAATTAAAAGTGTATTCGGAGCACATGCCCGGAAATTGGCCGTCAGTTCAACGAAGTCGATGACCGGCCACCTGTTGGGCGCGGCGGGCGGCCTGGAAGCAGCCGTATGTATTTTAGCCATCAACAGAGGGATTATACCGCCAACAATAAATTATGAGTACCCCGACGCCGATTGTGACTTGGACTTTGTTCCCAACACGGCGAGGCAAGCTGAAGTGAATGTGGCTTTATCCAATTCTTTCGGGTTTGGCGGGCATAATGCCACCTTGATATTCAAACGATATTATTAA
- the plsX gene encoding phosphate acyltransferase PlsX, with protein MKIAVDAMGGDNAPVEIVRGALQAVAEYGVAVTLVGDEKQVRAELGNCAATDLVNVVHAPEVIEMRDHPAVAVRRKKNSSIVMATQLVKEGKADAVVSAGSTGASMTSALLSLGRIKGIDRPAIAVVLPSEKDFTLLLDIGANVDCKPHNLFQFGMMGCLYAQKILGVDNPRVGLLSNGEEETKGNEATLAAFPLLQKAGINFIGNVEGRDIFRGTAHVLVCDGFLGNIVLKTGEGLAESLFKIMKEEIAKSALAKLGIVLAGAALKGFQRRIEYTEYGGAPLLGVNGVSVICHGRSTAKAIKNAIRVAMESVDNYLVDSIRDSITFAEKKEVDCANAQGSG; from the coding sequence GTGAAAATCGCTGTGGATGCTATGGGCGGTGACAATGCCCCGGTTGAAATAGTCAGGGGCGCGCTGCAGGCTGTTGCAGAGTATGGGGTGGCTGTTACCTTGGTGGGAGATGAAAAACAGGTGCGCGCCGAACTCGGGAATTGCGCGGCAACTGATCTGGTGAACGTTGTCCACGCTCCCGAGGTGATCGAGATGAGAGATCACCCGGCTGTCGCTGTGCGGCGTAAAAAAAATTCATCAATAGTTATGGCGACTCAGTTGGTCAAGGAAGGCAAAGCCGACGCTGTAGTGTCGGCAGGCAGCACCGGCGCTTCCATGACGTCAGCTTTGCTCAGTCTCGGCAGGATCAAGGGTATCGACCGTCCGGCTATAGCCGTGGTGCTGCCAAGTGAGAAAGATTTCACCCTGCTCTTGGATATTGGAGCCAATGTGGACTGTAAACCGCATAATTTGTTCCAGTTCGGTATGATGGGCTGCCTGTATGCTCAAAAGATTCTTGGAGTTGATAATCCCAGAGTTGGCCTTTTGAGCAACGGTGAAGAAGAAACTAAAGGAAACGAAGCAACGCTGGCGGCGTTTCCGTTGCTGCAAAAAGCGGGAATTAATTTTATCGGCAATGTAGAGGGCAGGGATATTTTCCGTGGTACCGCGCACGTACTGGTTTGTGACGGTTTTCTAGGGAATATTGTCTTAAAAACGGGGGAAGGGCTGGCAGAATCTCTCTTCAAAATTATGAAAGAAGAAATTGCCAAAAGCGCTTTGGCAAAACTAGGTATTGTATTAGCCGGAGCGGCCTTAAAGGGATTTCAAAGACGGATTGAGTATACCGAATACGGCGGTGCTCCTTTATTGGGGGTAAACGGAGTGTCGGTAATTTGCCATGGCAGATCCACGGCTAAAGCGATAAAAAATGCGATTAGGGTAGCGATGGAATCAGTTGATAATTATCTGGTGGACTCTATCAGGGATAGTATTACGTTTGCCGAAAAGAAAGAGGTTGATTGCGCCAATGCACAGGGAAGTGGTTAA
- a CDS encoding M48 family metalloprotease, whose amino-acid sequence MLVLYSGRKNEFEADEFAFKLGYGHGLTATLDIIAQHPPAHGLWKALYSTHPDTNDRIGKLQILGVEYSRY is encoded by the coding sequence TTGCTTGTACTATATTCTGGCCGTAAAAATGAGTTTGAGGCAGATGAATTTGCGTTCAAACTTGGCTACGGCCATGGACTAACAGCTACACTTGACATAATAGCTCAACACCCGCCCGCACATGGGTTATGGAAGGCGCTTTACTCTACTCACCCTGATACAAATGATAGGATTGGAAAATTGCAGATATTAGGGGTTGAGTATAGTAGATACTAA